Proteins found in one Rhinolophus ferrumequinum isolate MPI-CBG mRhiFer1 chromosome 9, mRhiFer1_v1.p, whole genome shotgun sequence genomic segment:
- the SFN gene encoding 14-3-3 protein sigma gives MERASLIQKAKLAEQAERYEDMAAFMKSAVEKGEELSCEERNLLSVAYKNEVGGQRAAWRVLSSIEQKSNEEGSEEKGPEVQEYREMVETELRRVCHTVLELLDSHLIKTAGDAESRVFYLKMKGDYYRYLAEVATGDDKKRIIDSARSAYQEAMDISKKEMAPTNPIRLGLALNFSVFHYEIANSPEEAISLAKTTFDEAMADLHTLSEDSYKDSTLIMQLLRDNLTLWTADNAGEEGGEAPEEPQS, from the coding sequence ATGGAGAGAGCCAGTCTGATCCAGAAGGCCAAGTTGGCAGAACAGGCCGAACGCTATGAGGACATGGCAGCCTTCATGAAGAGTGCCGTGGAAAAGGGTGAGGAGCTATCCTGTGAAGAGCGAAACCTGCTGTCAGTGGCCTACAAGAATGAGGTGGGTGGCCAGAGGGCTGCCTGGAGGGTCCTGTCCAGTATCGAGCAGAAAAGCAATGAGGAGGGCTCGGAGGAGAAGGGTCCGGAGGTGCAAGAGTACCGGGAGATGGTGGAGACTGAGCTCCGGAGAGTGTGCCACACGGTGCTGGAACTGCTGGACAGCCACCTCATCAAGACGGCTGGTGATGCTGAAAGCCGGGTCTTCTACCTGAAAATGAAGGGCGACTATTACCGTTACCTGGCCGAGGTGGCCACTGGCGATGACAAGAAGCGCATCATTGACTCAGCCCGGTCAGCCTACCAGGAAGCCATGGACATCAGCAAGAAGGAGATGGCGCCCACCAACCCCATCCGCCTGGGCCTGGCCCTGAACTTTTCTGTCTTCCACTACGAGATCGCCAACAGCCCCGAGGAGGCCATCTCACTGGCCAAGACCACCTTCGACGAGGCCATGGCTGACCTGCACACCCTCAGCGAGGACTCCTACAAAGACAGCACCCTCATCATGCAGCTGCTGCGAGACAACCTGACCCTGTGGACAGCCGACAACGCCGGAGAAGAGGGAGGCGAGGCACCTGAGGAGCCCCAGAGCTGA
- the GPN2 gene encoding GPN-loop GTPase 2, with the protein MAGPAPTTAFGQAVIGPPGSGKTTYCLGMSEFLRALGRPVAVVNLDPANEGLPYECAVDVGELVGLGDVMDALRLGPNGGLLYCMEYLEANLDWLRAKLDPLRGHYFLFDCPGQVELCTHHGALRSIFSQMAQWDLRLTAVHLVDSHYCTDPAKFISVLCTSLATMLHVELPHVNLLSKMDLIEHYGKLAFNLEYYTEVLDLSYLLDHLASDPFFRHYHQLNEKLVQLIEDYSLVSFIPLNIQDKESIQRVLQAVDKANGYCFGVQEQRSLEAMMSAAVGADFHFSSTLGIQEKYLAPPDQSVEQEAMQL; encoded by the exons ATGGCGGGGCCTGCTCCGACCACGGCCTTTGGGCAGGCGGTGATCGGCCCGCCCGGCTCGGGGAAGACCACGTACTGCCTGGGCATGAGTGAGTTCCTGCGCGCGCTGGGCCGGCCCGTGGCGGTGGTGAACCTGGACCCGGCCAACGAGGGACTGCCGTACGAGTGCGCCGTGGACGTGGGCGAGCTGGTGGGGCTGGGCGACGTGATGGACGCCCTGCGGCTGGGGCCCAACGGCGGCCTGCTCTACTGCATGGAGTACTTGGAGGCCAACCTAGACTGGCTGCGTGCCAAGCTTGACCCCCTCCGTGGCCATTACTTCCTCTTCGACTGCCCAGGCCAAGTGGAGCTCTGCACACACCACGGTGCCCTGCGCAGCATCTTCTCCCAGATGGCACAGTGGGACCTCCGG CTGACTGCTGTCCACCTGGTGGATTCTCACTACTGCACAGACCCGGCCAAGTTCATTTCAGTTCTGTGTACCTCCCTGGCCACCATGCTGCACGTAGAGCTGCCTCACGTCAACCTCCTCTCCAAGATGGACCTCATTGAGCACTACGGGAAGCTGG CCTTCAACCTGGAGTACTACACAGAGGTCCTGGACCTCTCGTACTTGCTCGACCACCTGGCTTCTGACCCTTTCTTCCGTCACTACCACCAGCTCAACGAGAAACTGGTGCAGCTCATTGAAGACTACAGCCTGGTCTCCTTCATTCCTCTCAATATCCAG GACAAGGAGAGTATCCAGCGGGTCCTGCAGGCTGTGGATAAAGCCAACGGCTACTGCTTTGGGGTCCAAGAACAGCGAAGCCTGGAGGCCATGATGTCTGCTGCAGTGGGAGCTGACTTCCATTTCTCCTC CACCCTGGGCATCCAGGAGAAGTACCTGGCCCCCCCAGACCAATCAGTGGAGCAGGAAGCCATGCAGCTGTAG
- the GPATCH3 gene encoding G patch domain-containing protein 3, with amino-acid sequence MAVPSEAEEEAAVYLIVSGIPSELRSAQLRSYFSQFREQRDCGFLCFHYRHRPERAPPQAAPDSAQTPVGQVLAQTSVTDARPLSTRNSAPAQTRTCCCVVSVQGAAQAQRLLRMYSGRQWLDSQGAWLPGRCFIRRLRLPTEASGLGSFPFKTRKELQSRKAKSEAFTLADLRQLPELNPPVLMPNGNVGTPLRVFLELIRACRLPPRIITQLQLQFPKTGSSRRYGNVPFKYEDSETVEQEELVYTAEGEEIPQGTCLTEVPASPGGEPEVEGEKEEEEESHSDDDDDRGEEWERHEALHEDVTGQERTAERLFEEEIELKWEKGGSGLVFYTDAQFWQEEEGDFDEQTADDWDVDMSVYYDRDCGDKDARDSVRMRLERRLRDGQEDGSVIGRQVGTFERHTKGIGRKVMERQGWAEGQGLGSQCSGVPEALDNDGQHPRCKRGLGYHGEKLQPFGQLKRSRGTGLGLISTIYDEPLPQDQGESLLRSQPPTSMKFRTDMTFVRGSSCALDSSSEPE; translated from the exons ATGGCGGTGCCCAGTGAGGCGGAGGAAGAGGCGGCCGTTTACTTAATAGTGAGCGGTATCCCCTCAGAGTTGCGCTCAGCCCAGCTACGGAGCTACTTTAGCCAGTTCCGGGAACAGCGCGACTGTGGCTTCCTCTGTTTCCACTACCGGCATCGTCCTGAGCGGGCCCCTCCGCAGGCCGCGCCCGACTCTGCCCAAACTCCTGTCGGCCAGGTTCTCGCCCAGACTTCGGTCACCGATGCCCGCCCGCTCTCCACTCGGAACTCTGCTCCCGCTCAGACCCGCACCTGCTGCTGCGTCGTCTCGGTACAGGGGGCGGCTCAAGCCCAGAGGCTTCTTCGCATGTACTCAGGCCGCCAGTGGCTGGATTCTCAGGGGGCTTGGTTGCCCGGTCGTTGTTTCATCCGCAGACTTCGGCTACCTACTGAGGCATCAG GTTTGGGCTCCTTTCCCTTCAAGACCCGGAAGGAACTACAGAGTCGGAAGGCTAAGAGTGAAGCCTTCACTTTGGCCGACCTGAGGCAACTGCCAGAGCTGAACCCACCGGTGCTGATGCCCAATGGAAATGTGGGGACTCCCCTGCGGGTGTTTTTGGAGTTGATCCGGGCCTGCCGCCTCCCTCCTCGGATCATCACGCAGCTGCAGCTCCAGTTCCCCAAGACAGGTTCCTCCCGACGCTATGGCAACGTGCCCTTCAAGTATGAGGACTCAGAGACTGTGGAGCAGGAAGAGCTTGTGTACACAGCTGAGGGTGAGGAGATACCCCAGGGAACCTGCCTGACAGAGGTACCAGCCAGCCCTGGTGGAGAGCCCGAGgtagaaggggaaaaggaggaggaagaggagtcaCACTCAGATGAT GACGATGACCGGGGTGAGGAGTGGGAGCGGCATGAAGCGCTGCATGAGGACGTGACCGGGCAGGAGCGCACTGCTGAGCGACTCTTTGAGGAGGAGATCGAGCTCAAGTGGGAGAAGGGTGGCTCTGGCCTGGTATTCTACACTGATGCCCAGTTCtggcaggaggaagaaggag ACTTTGATGAACAGACAGCTGACGACTGGGATGTGGACATGAGTGTGTACTATGACAGAG ATTGTGGAGACAAGGATGCCCGAGACTCGGTCCGAATGCGTCTGGAACGCAGACTCCGTGACGGTCAGGAGGACGGCTCTGTGATTGGACGCCAGGTGGGCACTTTTGAGCGCCACACCAAG GGCATTGGGCGGAAGGTGATGGAGCggcagggctgggctgagggCCAAGGCCTGGGCAGCCAGTGCTCAGGGGTGCCTGAGGCCCTGGATAATGACGGCCAGCACCCTAGATGCAAGCGTGGATTGGG GTACCATGGAGAGAAGCTACAGCCATTTGGGCAACTAAAGAGGTCCCGTGGAACTGGTTTGGGTCTCATCTCCACCATTTATGATGAGCCTCTACCCCAAGACCAGGGGGAGTCGCTGCTTCGCAGCCAGCCACCCACCAGCATGAAGTTTCGGACAGACATGACCTTCGTGAGAGGTTCCAGCTGTGCTTTGGACAGCTCCTCAGAGCCTGAGTGA